A region of Argentina anserina chromosome 5, drPotAnse1.1, whole genome shotgun sequence DNA encodes the following proteins:
- the LOC126793826 gene encoding two-component response regulator-like PRR1: MLKYIMQDRHFKCIPVIMVSTNHESSFLLNFLRLGATDYLVKPLCIDEILNLWMHSWRQPKVLDWLPQNNFQSSGEENSNIFVYNDTSEELLANTMQTLCVSKRN, from the exons ATGCTGAAGTATATCATGCAAGATAGACATTTCAAATGTATTCCAGTAATCA TGGTATCAACAAACCATGAGTCCTCTTTTCTTCTGAATTTCTTGAGATTGGGGGCAACTGATTACCTGGTCAAGCCATTGTGCATCGATGAGATACTGAACTTGTGGATGCACAGCTGGAGGCAGCCTAAG GTACTTGACTGGTTGCCACAGAACAACTTCCAAAGTTCAGGTGAAGAGAATAGCAATATATTCGTCTATAATGACACCAGCGAAGAGTTATTAGCGAATACGATGCAAACGTTGTGTGTATCCAAAAGGAACTAG
- the LOC126793259 gene encoding two-component response regulator-like APRR1 produces MDHKELNLNKGPESCGGCGGGGGEGFIDRSKVRILLCDNDESSSEEVLRLLLKCSYQVTSVKSPRQVIDALNAEGPDIDIILAEVDLPMRKGTRMLKYITRHRELRRIPVIMMSAQDEVSTVVKCLRLGAADYLVKPLRTNELLNLWTHTWRRRHMLGLVEKNVFSYDFDTVVSDPSDPNTNSFSEDTEDKSQKSADLESVAAVLAAVESPLDDQLEFQSDVPEISDRQTGKFSSGPKRSELKIGGSSAFFTYVKLSTLENNSQVYIKDNGAERSRVEEKQPAFSQQVVQESSQADGNGEAWESYSQEDEFPTSNSIPDSLSVERSCTPPGSMELQHQKNNEEDRSSQVPEHPRSEPKHVASGLPPQASYPYYMSGVVNQAMGSSSTQVYQKNLHEMQKNLHGMQNHPTAAIMQHYSHLPQCPPHVNGMAPFPYHPLGICLQPGQMPNNHSWPSFGNSPSGEVKLNKVDRREAALIKFRQKRKERCFDKKIRYVNRKKLAERRPRVRGQFVRKVNGVDVDLNGQPASLDDEEDDEDGKDDEELA; encoded by the exons ATGGATCATAAGGAGCTCAATTTGAACAAAGGACCGGAAAGTTGCGGCGGCTGtggcggtggcggtggcgAGGGGTTTATAGATAGGAGCAAGGTGAGGATATTGCTCTGCGATAACGACGAGTCGAGCTCCGAAGAAGTGCTCAGGCTTCTTCTGAAATGCTCCTATCAAG TCACTTCGGTCAAGTCTCCTCGGCAAGTGATTGATGCATTGAATGCAGAGGGGCCTGATATTGATATCATACTTGCTGAAGTTGACCTTCCAATGAGGAAAGGAACGAGGATGTTGAAGTATATCACACGACATAGAGAGTTGAGGCGGATTCCTGTGATTA TGATGTCGGCACAAGATGAGGTCTCTACTGTTGTTAAGTGCCTGAGGCTCGGAGCAGCGGACTATCTTGTAAAGCCTTTACGAACTAATGAGCTTCTAAATTTGTGGACACACACGTGGAGAAGAAGACACATG CTTGGACTTGTAGAGAAGAATGTCTTTAGTTATGATTTTGATACAGTGGTATCAGATCCTAGTGATCCTAATACCAACTCATTCTCGGAGGATACAGAAGATAAGTCTCAGAAGAGTGCCGATCTAGAG tcTGTGGCTGCTGTTCTTGCTGCTGTGGAGTCTCCACTAGATGATCAACTAGAGTTTCAGAGTGATGTTCCAGAAATAAGTGACCGCCAAACTG GCAAGTTTTCATCAGGCCCAAAAAGGAGCGAATTAAAGATTGGGGGTTCATCTGCCTTCTTCACCTATGTGAAATTAAGCACTCTTGAAAACAACTCCCAAGTCTATATAAAGGATAATGGTGCTGAACGGTCAAGAGTAGAAGAGAAACAGCCAGCATTTAGTCAACAAGTGGTTCAAGAATCTTCCCAAGCAGATGGAAATGGAGAAGCATGGGAAAGCTATTCACAAGAAGATGAGTTTCCGACCAGTAATAGTATCCCTGATTCTCTTTCAGTGGAGAGGTCTTGCACCCCACCTGGATCAATGGAACTTCAGCATCAGAAGAATAATGAGGAAGACAGGTCCTCTCAAGTGCCTGAGCATCCAAGAAGTGAACCTAAACATGTTGCTTCTGGATTGCCTCCCCAGGCTTCATATCCGTACTATATGTCAGGGGTAGTCAATCAAGCTATGGGGTCATCATCGACACAAGTGTATCAAAAGAATCTGCATGAAATGCAAAAGAATCTGCATGGCATGCAAAATCATCCCACAGCTGCAATCATGCAACATTACAGTCATCTTCCACAATGCCCTCCTCATGTTAATGGGATGGCTCCGTTCCCCTACCATCCACTCGGTATATGCTTACAACCTGGTCAAATGCCTAACAATCATTCATGGCCATCCTTTGGAAACTCACCCTCTGGCGAAGTGAAATTAAACAAGGTTGACAGAAGAGAGGCAGCACTGATTAAATTTCGGCAGAAAAGAAAGGAGCGTTGCTTTGATAAAAAGATCAGGTATGTTAATCGGAAAAAGCTTGCTGAAAGGAGGCCTCGTGTACGCGGACAATTTGTGAGGAAGGTAAATGGTGTAGATGTGGATCTTAACGGGCAACCTGCTTCTcttgatgatgaggaggatGATGAGGATGGGAAGGATGATGAGGAACTTGCCTGA
- the LOC126793261 gene encoding vesicle transport v-SNARE 13-like isoform X2 has product MSDVFEGYEHHYCELSVNLSNKCTPTIIVDGEQREQRTAEIKAALDEADDLIRKMDLEARSLQPSVKAPLLAKVREYKTDLNKLKSQVKRITAPDISHSARDELLESREADTLTASNDQRGRLLMGTERINQSSDRIKASRRTALETEELGVSILQDLHQQRQSLLHASNTLHGVDETITKSKKVLVAMTRKLSRNKWIMGSIVGVLVLAILLVLYLKISH; this is encoded by the exons ATGAGTGATGTATTTGAGGGCTACGAACACCATTACTGCGAGCTCTCCGTCAATCTCTCAAACAAATGCACACCCACCATCATCGTCGATGGAG AACAAAGGGAGCAGAGAACTGCAGAGATAAAAGCTGCATTGGATGAAGCTGATGATTTG ATTAGGAAGATGGACCTCGAGGCAAGGAGTCTGCAGCCGAGTGTGAAGGCGCCGCTGCTTGCCAAAGTGAGAGAATATAAAACCGATTTGAACAAGTTGAAGAGCCAAGTTAAGAGAATCACAGCACCAGATATCAGTCATTCAGCTCGAGACGAGTTGTTGGAGTCTAGAGAAGCAGATACATTGACG GCCTCGAATGATCAAAGAGGGAGGTTGTTGATGGGAACAGAAAGAATAAACCAGTCAAGTGATAGAATCAAGGCAAGTAGAAGAACAGCGCTGGAAACAGAGGAGCTTGGTGTTTCAATCCTCCAAGACTTGCATCAACAACGCCAGTCTCTTTTGCATGCTAGTAACACT TTGCATGGTGTGGATGAAACTATTACCAAGAGTAAGAAGGTACTGGTAGCCATGACAAGAAAACTAAGCAGGAACAAATGGATCATGGGTTCCATAGTAGGAGTTCTCGTCCTTGCAATCCTGCTTGTTCTTTACTTGAAGATATCACACTAG
- the LOC126793261 gene encoding vesicle transport v-SNARE 12-like isoform X1 encodes MSDVFEGYEHHYCELSVNLSNKCTPTIIVDGGKQQREQRTAEIKAALDEADDLIRKMDLEARSLQPSVKAPLLAKVREYKTDLNKLKSQVKRITAPDISHSARDELLESREADTLTASNDQRGRLLMGTERINQSSDRIKASRRTALETEELGVSILQDLHQQRQSLLHASNTLHGVDETITKSKKVLVAMTRKLSRNKWIMGSIVGVLVLAILLVLYLKISH; translated from the exons ATGAGTGATGTATTTGAGGGCTACGAACACCATTACTGCGAGCTCTCCGTCAATCTCTCAAACAAATGCACACCCACCATCATCGTCGATGGAGGTAAAC AACAAAGGGAGCAGAGAACTGCAGAGATAAAAGCTGCATTGGATGAAGCTGATGATTTG ATTAGGAAGATGGACCTCGAGGCAAGGAGTCTGCAGCCGAGTGTGAAGGCGCCGCTGCTTGCCAAAGTGAGAGAATATAAAACCGATTTGAACAAGTTGAAGAGCCAAGTTAAGAGAATCACAGCACCAGATATCAGTCATTCAGCTCGAGACGAGTTGTTGGAGTCTAGAGAAGCAGATACATTGACG GCCTCGAATGATCAAAGAGGGAGGTTGTTGATGGGAACAGAAAGAATAAACCAGTCAAGTGATAGAATCAAGGCAAGTAGAAGAACAGCGCTGGAAACAGAGGAGCTTGGTGTTTCAATCCTCCAAGACTTGCATCAACAACGCCAGTCTCTTTTGCATGCTAGTAACACT TTGCATGGTGTGGATGAAACTATTACCAAGAGTAAGAAGGTACTGGTAGCCATGACAAGAAAACTAAGCAGGAACAAATGGATCATGGGTTCCATAGTAGGAGTTCTCGTCCTTGCAATCCTGCTTGTTCTTTACTTGAAGATATCACACTAG
- the LOC126793260 gene encoding probable xyloglucan 6-xylosyltransferase 5: MGQDSFVAAQKRTSSGGGGLPTTAARAARPALPRGRQIQKTFNNIKITILCGFVTILVLRGTIGVGNLGSSEADAVNQNLIEETNRILAEIRSDSDPDEFINGTQITANPNATYTLGPKIGNWDSERRRWLQSNPEFPSSVNGKPRVLLVTGSPPKPCDNPIGDHYLLKSIKNKIDYCRLHGIEIVYNLAHLDMELAGYWAKLPLIRKLMLSHPEVEWIWWMDSDAMFTDMVFEIPLHKYDRHNLVIHGYPDLLFDQKSWIALNTGSFLFRNCQWSLDLLDAWAPMGPKGPIREEAGKVLTAYLKGRPAFEADDQSALIYLLLSQKDLWMEKVFVENSYYLHGYWAGLVDRYEEMIEKYHPGLGDERWPFVTHFVGCKPCGSYGDYPVERCLSSMERAFNFADNQVLKLYGFRHRGLLSPNIKRIREESATPLESVDQFDIRRHPVQGGSHS; encoded by the coding sequence ATGGGCCAGGACAGCTTCGTAGCCGCCCAGAAGCGCACCTccagcggcggcggcggcctCCCCACCACCGCCGCCAGAGCAGCCCGCCCCGCCCTCCCGCGCGGCCGCCAGATCCAGAAGACGTTCAACAACATCAAAATCACCATCCTCTGCGGCTTCGTCACCATCCTCGTCCTACGTGGCACCATCGGCGTCGGCAACCTCGGCAGCTCCGAGGCCGACGCCGTGAACCAGAACCTCATCGAAGAGACCAACCGGATCCTCGCCGAGATCCGGTCCGACTCCGACCCCGACGAGTTCATCAACGGCACCCAGATCACCGCCAACCCGAACGCGACGTACACGCTCGGCCCCAAGATCGGGAATTGGGACTCCGAGAGGCGCCGGTGGCTTCAGTCCAACCCGGAGTTTCCGAGCTCGGTGAACGGTAAGCCTCGGGTCTTGTTGGTCACCGGGTCGCCGCCCAAACCCTGTGACAACCCGATTGGGGATCATTATCTGTTGAAGTCTATAAAGAACAAGATTGATTATTGTAGGCTTCATGGGATTGAgattgtatataatttagctCATTTAGATATGGAGCTTGCCGGTTACTGGGCTAAGTTGCCACTCATTAGGAAGCTGATGCTTTCGCATCCCGAGGTGGAGTGGATTTGGTGGATGGACAGTGATGCAATGTTTACTGACATGGTGTTCGAGATCCCATTGCATAAGTATGATAGGCACAATCTGGTTATACATGGCTATCCGGACTTGCTGTTTGATCAGAAGTCGTGGATTGCGCTGAACACGGGGAGTTTCTTGTTTAGGAACTGCCAGTGGTCTTTGGATTTGCTTGATGCTTGGGCGCCGATGGGGCCCAAGGGGCCGATTAGGGAGGAGGCCGGGAAGGTCTTGACAGCGTATTTGAAGGGGAGGCCGGCGTTTGAGGCGGATGATCAGTCTGCATTGATATATTTGTTGCTGTCACAGAAGGATCTGTGGATGGAGAAGGTGTTTGTGGAGAATTCGTACTATTTGCATGGGTATTGGGCTGGATTGGTGGATCGGTATGAGGAGATGATAGAGAAGTATCATCCCGGGTTGGGGGATGAGAGGTGGCCGTTTGTGACACATTTTGTGGGTTGCAAGCCTTGTGGGAGTTATGGGGATTATCCAGTGGAGAGGTGCTTGAGCAGCATGGAGAGGGCTTTTAATTTTGCCGATAACCAGGTGCTTAAGCTTTATGGGTTTAGGCACAGGGGCTTGTTGAGCCCTAATATCAAGAGGATCAGGGAGGAGTCTGCCACCCCCCTGGAGTCTGTCGATCAGTTTGATATTCGGCGGCATCCAGTGCAGGGTGGATCACACAGCTAG
- the LOC126795118 gene encoding uncharacterized protein LOC126795118: MEGENLFNPEGLEFKKKKKKNKWSMVAIRDSNSSSIFPPINHENLHLPTSPSLSSSSSSSLSSFSPSDSDESGPVPPKKNPDARVSKCGESRSWAGFGFGLLRARVLGIAWGKAWSFGCGVSVVAAMFVVCSFYLRARQRRYRRRCDLVIKERDEKINKLLHQIAQMNEVLVARHRVLASKLAD; this comes from the exons ATGGAGGGCGAAAACCTATTCAATCCAGAAGGCTTGGaattcaagaagaagaagaagaagaacaagtggTCAATGGTTGCCATCAGAGACTCCAATTCCTCCTCCATTTTCCCTCCAATTAATCACGAAAACCTCCACCTCCCAACCTCCCCCTCactctcctcttcttcctcctcctcgctCTCCTCCTTTTCGCCCTCTGATTCCGACGAGTCCGGCCCGGTCCCGCCCAAGAAGAACCCCGATGCCCGCGTCAGCAAATGCGGCGAATCGAGGAGCTGGGCGGGTTTCGGGTTTGGGCTTCTGCGTGCTAGGGTTTTGGGGATTGCGTGGGGTAAAGCTTGGAGCTTTGGTTGTGGGGTGAGCGTTGTGGCGGCGATGTTTGTGGTGTGCTCGTTTTACTTGCGAGCGAGGCAGAGGCGGTATCGGAGGCGCTGCGATTTGGTTATCAAAGAGAGAGATGAG AAAATTAATAAGCTGCTGCACCAAATCGCGCAAATGAATGAAGTACTGGTAGCTCGGCATAGAGTTCTGGCTTCCAAGCTGGCTGATTGA
- the LOC126793912 gene encoding probable receptor-like protein kinase At5g61350, with amino-acid sequence MHIVSAKGHANASATLTFNPPDNFLIDCGAPQQAKLPDGRTFKSDRETADLLSTNEDFKASADSINANVSSSVPPDSKVLFQTARIFSEQSQYTFHINKPGRHWIRLYFYPLPHQTYNLSDAVFSVQTDKYVLLHDFSASDKATLVFKEYLFNVSDNRFSLHFRPKKHSIAFVNAIEVVSAPDSIFNDTATTVPIAGDFPGLQNYAFQIRYRLNVGGPLISPQNDTLSRTWEPDTAYNAFPQGSQNVSVAPNTIKYPKSGANLLIAPSWVYATAQHMQDSLTNNQNFNLSWKLSVEEDFSYLVRLHFCDIVSNTLNMLYFNVYINGMVAVSNIDLSSLTGGLSTAFYKDFLLNSTAVSSLNNTIHIQIGPGTTQSGTHDGLLNGVEVLKLSNVAESLDGLFAVDGKYKGPVESSKTLKIAAGVGLGMGVTAMFLVGAVYIRWKRRPQGWEKKDSFSSWLLPIHSGNSSFIFGSRKSKSGYSTYFSSTLYGRSFTFAELQAATQNWDEKEVIGVGGFGKVYLGVLEDGTKLAVKRGNPNSEQGINEFRTEMDMLSKLRHRHLVSLIGFCDENNEMILVYEYMANGPLRDHLYGSNYLSLSWKQRLEVCIGAARGLHYLHTGAAQGIIHRDVKTTNILLDENFVAKVADFGLSKAAPSLEQTHVSTAVKGSFGYLDPEYFRRQQLTEKSDVYSFGVVLFEALCARPVICPTLPREQVSLAEWAMQWHRKGMIEKIVDPKIASSINAGALKKYVEAAEKCLAEYGVDRPSMGDVLWNLEYAFQLQETASQMDAPEDNTSSLISLDKASAKDETNSKDGSAASGAMSEDSVVTAGSSSLFSQMNVQGR; translated from the exons TGTCTCTTCATCTGTTCCACCTGATTCAAAAGTTCTGTTTCAAACGGCGAGGATTTTCTCCGAGCAATCTCAGTATACATTCCACATTAACAAGCCCGGCCGCCATTGGATTCGCCTATACTTCTATCCTCTTCCACACCAGACATACAACCTTTCCGACGCAGTTTTCTCGGTGCAGACAGACAAGTACGTTCTCCTGCATGACTTTTCTGCCTCGGACAAAGCCACGTTGGTGTTCAAAGAATACCTTTTCAATGTTTCGGACAACAGATTTTCTCTACATTTCCGACCAAAGAAGCACTCCATCGCTTTTGTCAATGCCATTGAGGTTGTCTCTGCTCCTGACTCTATTTTTAATGACACTGCCACCACTGTTCCCATAGCCGGAGACTTCCCAGGCTTGCAAAACTACGCTTTCCAAATCCGGTACCGGCTAAACGTTGGAGGGCCATTGATATCGCCTCAAAATGACACATTGTCAAGGACTTGGGAGCCAGACACTGCATACAATGCATTTCCACAAGGGTCTCAAAACGTGTCAGTGGCTCCAAATACCATCAAGTATCCCAAGAGTGGCGCTAACTTGTTGATTGCGCCGAGTTGGGTCTATGCAACTGCTCAACACATGCAGGATTCTTTGACAAACAACCAGAACTTCAACCTCAGTTGGAAGTTGAGTGTTGAGGAGGACTTCTCCTACTTGGTCAGGTTACATTTCTGTGACATTGTGAGCAACACCCTCAATATGTTGTACTTCAATGTGTACATCAATGGCATGGTGGCTGTCTCCAACATTGATCTCTCTTCACTAACAGGCGGGCTATCCACTGCTTTCTACAAAGACTTTCTGCTCAATTCCACGGCGGTCTCAAGCTTAAACAACACCATCCACATTCAGATTGGTCCCGGCACTACTCAGTCCGGGACTCACGATGGACTACTTAATGGAGTGGAAGTCTTGAAATTGAGCAATGTAGCAGAAAGCTTGGATGGACTTTTCGCCGTCGATGGGAAATACAAGGGGCCAGTGGAATCATCAAAGACACTAAAAATAGCTGCAGGCGTGGGATTGGGGATGGGAGTGACGGCAATGTTCTTAGTTGGCGCAGTTTATATAAGGTGGAAAAGGAGACCTCAAGGATGGGAAAAGAAAGATAGCTTCTCATCATGGTTGCTACCTATTCATTCCGGTAACTCTAGCTT CATTTTCGGTTCACGCAAGAGCAAGAGTGGTTACTCAACTTATTTCTCTTCCACTCTCTACGGCCGGTCATTCACTTTCGCCGAGTTACAAGCTGCAACTCAAAATTGGGATGAGAAGGAAGTGATCGGTGTTGGGGGGTTCGGAAAAGTGTACCTTGGGGTGTTGGAAGATGGTACTAAGCTCGCTGTCAAACGAGGGAACCCCAACTCTGAGCAAGGCATCAATGAGTTCAGGACAGAAATGGACATGCTCTCCAAGCTAAGGCATCGCCACCTTGTTTCACTGATTGGATTTTGTGACGAGAATAATGAGATGATACTGGTGTATGAGTACATGGCTAATGGACCTCTTCGAGACCACCTCTACGGCTCGAACTATCTTTCATTGTCATGGAAACAAAGGCTGGAGGTTTGCATTGGTGCTGCTCGCGGTTTGCATTACCTGCATACTGGTGCAGCACAAGGCATTATCCATCGTGATGTCAAGACGACGAATATTCTCCTAGATGAGAATTTCGTTGCGAAGGTAGCTGATTTTGGACTGTCAAAAGCTGCTCCATCGTTGGAACAAACCCATGTCAGCACAGCAGTGAAGGGAAGTTTTGGTTATCTTGATCCTGAGTACTTCAGGAGGCAGCAGCTCACTGAGAAATCCGATGTGTATTCTTTCGGGGTGGTTCTTTTCGAGGCATTGTGTGCAAGGCCGGTTATATGCCCCACTCTGCCAAGAGAGCAGGTGAGTTTGGCCGAGTGGGCAATGCAGTGGCATAGGAAGGGCATGATTGAGAAGATTGTTGACCCTAAAATCGCTAGCTCCATCAACGCTGGTGCGCTGAAGAAGTATGTAGAAGCTGCAGAGAAATGCCTCGCTGAGTATGGTGTCGATAGGCCAAGCATGGGAGATGTGCTGTGGAACTTGGAGTATGCTTTCCAGCTTCAAGAGACAGCCTCGCAGATGGATGCTCCGGAAGACAACACTTCGAGTCTCATTTCTTTGGATAAAGCAAGTGCGAAAGATGAAACAAATTCAAAGGATGGCTCTGCGGCTAGTGGTGCAATGAGTGAGGACTCTGTAGTCACAGCTGGTAGTTCTTCCTTGTTTTCTCAAATGAATGTGCAAGGGCGGTAA